A region of Nocardioides alkalitolerans DNA encodes the following proteins:
- a CDS encoding 4-hydroxyphenylacetate 3-hydroxylase N-terminal domain-containing protein encodes MTTNDGDDRGDEAAVTTDESTTGTVRPFTGAEYLDSLADGRDVVIHGERVKDVTTHPAFAANARVIAGLYDALWEEPGRSDLTVPTDTGNGGFTHPFFRPPRSREDLETARTAIEAWQRRCYGWLGRTPDYKASFLATLGANAEFYGEYAPNARRWFTAAQERVLHVNHALVHPPVDRHLPPDEVRDVYVHAEGDNDAGVIVSGAKVVATGSALTHHNFIAHHGMPVQRPEFALAFMAPVDTPGCTILCRTSYAQSAAATGSPFDYPLSSRMDENDTIIVFDKALIPWENVLVYRDVEMANGFFHRSGFLPRFALHGATRLAVKLEFIAGLMLRAIEVNGTGDFRRTQAAVGEVMTWRHTMRALSDAMIHSAGPWTGPYVQPPAEYALAYRVLGPIAYAQVRSLVLSTVGSGLIYLNSGVEDFAAPDVRALLDRYLRGSGGHDAVGRVKVMKLLWDAVGTEFGGRHELYERSYAGNEEDTRIQVARGAAGSGLADRMLALVDDCMASYDLDGWVD; translated from the coding sequence GTGACCACGAACGACGGCGACGACCGAGGAGACGAGGCAGCGGTGACGACGGACGAGAGCACGACCGGGACGGTGCGACCCTTCACGGGCGCGGAGTACCTCGACAGCCTGGCCGACGGCCGGGACGTCGTCATCCACGGCGAGCGGGTGAAGGACGTGACGACGCACCCCGCCTTCGCCGCGAACGCGCGCGTGATCGCGGGGCTCTACGACGCCCTGTGGGAGGAGCCGGGCCGGTCGGACCTGACCGTGCCCACCGACACGGGCAACGGCGGGTTCACCCACCCGTTCTTCCGGCCCCCGCGGTCGCGCGAGGACCTGGAGACGGCGCGGACGGCCATCGAGGCGTGGCAGCGGCGCTGCTACGGCTGGCTGGGTCGCACCCCGGACTACAAGGCCTCGTTCCTCGCGACGCTGGGCGCGAACGCGGAGTTCTACGGCGAGTACGCCCCCAACGCGCGCCGCTGGTTCACCGCGGCGCAGGAGCGGGTGCTCCACGTGAACCACGCGCTCGTCCACCCGCCGGTCGACCGCCACCTGCCGCCCGACGAGGTGCGGGACGTCTACGTGCACGCCGAGGGCGACAACGACGCGGGCGTGATCGTGTCGGGCGCCAAGGTCGTCGCGACCGGGTCGGCGCTGACCCACCACAACTTCATCGCGCACCACGGGATGCCGGTGCAGCGGCCGGAGTTCGCGCTGGCGTTCATGGCCCCGGTGGACACGCCCGGGTGCACGATCCTGTGCCGCACGTCGTACGCGCAGTCGGCCGCCGCGACCGGCTCGCCGTTCGACTACCCGCTGAGCAGCCGCATGGACGAGAACGACACGATCATCGTGTTCGACAAGGCGCTCATCCCCTGGGAGAACGTCCTCGTCTACCGGGACGTGGAGATGGCCAACGGCTTCTTCCACCGCTCGGGCTTCCTGCCGCGGTTCGCGCTCCACGGGGCCACGCGCCTCGCGGTGAAGCTGGAGTTCATCGCGGGCCTGATGCTGCGGGCGATCGAGGTCAACGGCACCGGCGACTTCCGGCGCACGCAGGCCGCGGTCGGCGAGGTCATGACGTGGCGCCACACCATGCGGGCCCTCTCGGACGCGATGATCCACTCCGCGGGGCCGTGGACGGGGCCCTACGTGCAGCCGCCGGCGGAGTACGCCCTCGCCTACCGCGTGCTCGGCCCCATCGCCTACGCCCAGGTGCGCAGCCTCGTGCTGAGCACCGTCGGCAGCGGGCTCATCTACCTCAACTCGGGCGTCGAGGACTTCGCCGCGCCGGACGTCCGGGCGCTCCTGGACCGTTACCTGCGGGGGTCCGGGGGCCACGACGCCGTCGGACGGGTGAAGGTGATGAAGCTGCTCTGGGACGCCGTCGGCACCGAGTTCGGCGGGCGGCACGAGCTCTACGAGCGCAGCTACGCCGGCAACGAGGAGGACACCCGGATCCAGGTCGCCCGGGGAGCCGCCGGGTCCGGTCTCGCCGACCGCATGCTGGCGCTGGTCGACGACTGCATGGCGTCCTACGACCTCGACGGCTGGGTGGACTGA
- a CDS encoding LuxR C-terminal-related transcriptional regulator — MTEAPPAPRPHLAADAATDAADTAAADAPAELLVLSNRPFIASTFAEQAAARGLTSTRIVLGESPIEPALVAASTWVVVDVCGDPAAAVRWCRALPPSTTHLVLLITCERSVSKSALAQLLKCRPSGVLGAGLAPEELVSALEMIQCGHMIVQLDRAGETGRFLQSLLLRGAQTAAVPSLSADERELLAMVAQGLSDLEIARSSYVSEATVRRRVSALRKRTDTTRRVELAAWAGAHGYYELPGQSTQPSRS, encoded by the coding sequence ATGACCGAAGCGCCACCGGCGCCTCGTCCGCACCTCGCCGCCGACGCCGCCACCGACGCCGCCGACACCGCCGCTGCCGATGCACCCGCCGAGCTGCTGGTGCTGAGCAACCGGCCCTTCATCGCCTCCACCTTCGCCGAGCAGGCCGCCGCCCGCGGGTTGACGTCCACCCGCATCGTGCTGGGCGAGTCGCCCATCGAGCCCGCGCTCGTCGCCGCCAGCACCTGGGTCGTCGTGGACGTCTGCGGCGACCCGGCCGCCGCTGTGCGGTGGTGCCGTGCCCTGCCGCCGTCGACGACCCACCTGGTGCTGCTCATCACCTGCGAGCGCTCCGTCAGCAAGTCGGCCCTGGCCCAGCTGCTGAAGTGCCGGCCCTCCGGCGTGCTCGGCGCCGGCCTGGCCCCCGAGGAGCTCGTGTCGGCGCTGGAGATGATCCAGTGCGGCCACATGATCGTGCAGCTCGACCGGGCGGGCGAGACCGGCCGCTTCCTGCAGTCGCTCCTGCTGCGCGGAGCCCAGACCGCCGCCGTGCCCTCGCTCAGCGCCGACGAGCGGGAGCTCCTCGCCATGGTCGCGCAGGGTCTCTCCGACCTCGAGATCGCCCGCAGCTCCTACGTCAGCGAGGCGACGGTGCGGCGACGGGTCTCCGCCCTGCGCAAGCGCACCGACACGACCCGCCGGGTCGAGCTGGCGGCGTGGGCGGGTGCCCACGGCTACTACGAGCTCCCCGGTCAGTCCACCCAGCCGTCGAGGTCGTAG
- a CDS encoding dTDP-4-dehydrorhamnose 3,5-epimerase: MEVVPTRIEGAWTVTPVQLPDERGVFLESFRRDTVAAVTGHDLDVWQTNVSVSGRGTVRGVHFADVPPGQAKYVTALTGSFLDFVVDLRVGSPTFGTWECVRLDSVDRRAVLIGEGLGHAFCALEDASTVLYLCSSVYAPERERTVSPLDPALGLPIPADLEPVMSARDASAPTLAEALAAGLLPTYGAGDGARDGAADRAPGRAQDGRTHLPGQRADGPTSSRHSPQILDDSGRF, encoded by the coding sequence ATGGAGGTAGTGCCGACCCGCATCGAGGGCGCCTGGACGGTGACCCCGGTGCAGCTCCCCGACGAGCGCGGCGTCTTCCTGGAGTCGTTCCGCCGCGACACCGTCGCCGCGGTGACGGGCCACGACCTCGACGTGTGGCAGACGAACGTGTCGGTCAGCGGCCGCGGCACCGTGCGGGGCGTCCACTTCGCCGACGTGCCGCCGGGGCAGGCCAAGTACGTCACCGCCCTCACGGGGTCGTTCCTCGACTTCGTCGTCGACCTGCGGGTGGGCTCGCCGACCTTCGGCACGTGGGAGTGCGTGCGGCTCGACAGCGTCGACCGCCGCGCCGTGCTCATCGGCGAGGGCCTGGGCCACGCCTTCTGCGCGCTGGAGGACGCGTCGACGGTGCTCTACCTCTGCTCCAGCGTCTACGCGCCCGAGCGGGAGCGGACGGTGAGCCCGCTCGACCCGGCGCTCGGCCTCCCGATCCCGGCCGACCTCGAGCCCGTGATGTCGGCCCGGGACGCCTCTGCCCCCACGCTCGCGGAGGCGCTCGCCGCCGGTCTCCTCCCGACGTACGGCGCGGGGGACGGCGCACGGGACGGCGCGGCGGACCGCGCACCGGGCAGAGCCCAGGACGGCAGAACGCACCTTCCCGGACAACGAGCCGACGGCCCGACGAGTTCCCGCCATTCGCCACAAATTCTGGACGATTCCGGTCGTTTCTGA
- a CDS encoding carboxyl transferase domain-containing protein, producing the protein MTTRLTSHDLVDLVIDAGRWRSWDTPPERGDIAEGYAAELAAAAEKAGTDESVVTGEGLIRGRRVAVMLGEFRFLAGSIGRAAADRVVAAVERATAEGLPLLAAPVSGGTRMQEGTPAFVQMVRISAAVATHKKAGLPYLVYLRHPTTGGVMASWGSLGHVTVAEPGALVGFLGPRVYEALYGQPFPEGVQTSENLYARGIIDAVVAPEDIVDIVDRALTILLARRRGVGTVPPPDLAPVPDVDTWDAVTRSRNPERPGVRRLLKYAASDVVLLNGTGEGEADPGLIIALARFGDAPCVFLGQDRRGQTREHPMGPEALREARRGMRLASDLKLPLMTVIDTQGAALSADAENGGLAGEIARCLADLVTLDAPTLCLMLGEGNGGGALALLPADRVVAAQHAWLSPLPPEGASAIVHRDLDHAAEMARAQQVRALDLAARGVVDVVVPELPDAAEEPEAFCARVGGVLEHELSRLLVAGAGSVSQRARRYAF; encoded by the coding sequence GTGACCACGCGGCTGACCTCCCACGACCTCGTCGACCTCGTCATCGACGCCGGCAGGTGGCGTTCCTGGGACACGCCCCCGGAACGCGGGGACATCGCGGAGGGGTACGCCGCGGAGCTCGCCGCCGCCGCCGAGAAGGCCGGCACGGACGAGTCCGTCGTGACGGGCGAGGGCCTCATCCGCGGACGCCGCGTCGCGGTCATGCTCGGCGAGTTCCGGTTCCTCGCGGGCTCGATCGGGCGGGCGGCCGCGGACCGCGTGGTCGCCGCCGTGGAGCGCGCCACCGCCGAGGGGCTCCCGCTGCTGGCGGCGCCGGTGTCGGGCGGCACGCGCATGCAGGAGGGCACGCCGGCGTTCGTGCAGATGGTGCGGATCTCGGCGGCGGTGGCGACGCACAAGAAGGCCGGGCTGCCCTACCTCGTCTACCTCCGCCACCCCACGACCGGCGGCGTCATGGCCTCGTGGGGCTCGCTGGGCCACGTGACGGTCGCGGAGCCGGGCGCGCTCGTCGGGTTCCTCGGACCGCGGGTCTACGAGGCGCTCTACGGCCAGCCGTTCCCCGAGGGCGTGCAGACGTCGGAGAACCTCTACGCGCGCGGCATCATCGACGCCGTCGTCGCGCCCGAGGACATCGTCGATATCGTCGACCGGGCCCTCACCATCCTGCTCGCCCGCCGCCGGGGCGTCGGCACGGTGCCGCCGCCCGACCTCGCCCCCGTCCCCGACGTCGACACCTGGGACGCCGTGACGCGGTCCCGCAACCCGGAGCGCCCGGGGGTGCGGCGCCTGCTCAAGTACGCCGCGAGCGACGTCGTGCTGCTCAACGGCACCGGCGAGGGCGAGGCCGACCCCGGCCTCATCATCGCGCTGGCGCGCTTCGGCGACGCGCCCTGCGTCTTCCTCGGCCAGGACCGGCGGGGGCAGACGCGGGAGCACCCGATGGGACCCGAGGCGCTGCGGGAAGCCCGCCGGGGGATGCGGCTCGCGTCCGACCTCAAGCTGCCGCTGATGACGGTCATCGACACCCAGGGTGCCGCGCTGTCGGCCGACGCCGAGAACGGCGGTCTCGCCGGCGAGATCGCCCGCTGCCTCGCCGACCTCGTCACCCTCGACGCGCCCACGCTGTGCCTCATGCTCGGCGAGGGCAACGGCGGCGGCGCCCTCGCGCTCCTGCCCGCCGACCGGGTCGTCGCCGCGCAGCACGCGTGGCTCTCACCGCTGCCGCCCGAGGGCGCGAGCGCGATCGTGCACCGCGACCTCGACCACGCCGCCGAGATGGCCCGCGCCCAGCAGGTGCGCGCCCTCGACCTCGCGGCCCGTGGCGTCGTCGACGTCGTCGTGCCCGAGCTGCCCGACGCCGCCGAGGAGCCCGAGGCGTTCTGCGCGCGCGTCGGCGGGGTGCTCGAGCACGAGCTGTCGCGCCTGCTCGTCGCGGGCGCGGGGTCGGTGTCGCAGCGCGCCCGCCGCTACGCGTTCTAG
- a CDS encoding SDR family NAD(P)-dependent oxidoreductase has translation MDLGIAGRTALVTGGDSGIGWHTARILLAEGATVVLSDKDPDSLAEAAAKLDAPDGRLHHVAADLTSEAAALELRDAVLGLVPTIDVLVHAAGVTGAQGKFHEIDDDGWVDTLTIDLLAPVRVTRAFLPALRDGGWGRIVYLTSEDALQPYDDELPYCAAKAGVLSFAKGLSRSYAAEGLLVNCVSPAFISTPMTDAMMEKRSDELGVSFDEAIESFLDEERPYMELGRRGKPEEVANVVAFLCSDLASFVNGSNYRVDSGSVATI, from the coding sequence ATGGACCTCGGCATCGCAGGACGCACCGCACTCGTCACCGGAGGCGACTCCGGCATCGGCTGGCACACCGCCCGCATCCTCCTCGCGGAGGGCGCCACCGTCGTGCTCAGCGACAAGGACCCCGACTCCCTCGCGGAGGCGGCGGCCAAGCTCGACGCCCCGGACGGCCGGCTGCACCACGTGGCCGCCGACCTCACCTCGGAGGCGGCAGCGCTCGAGCTGCGCGACGCCGTGCTCGGGCTCGTGCCCACGATCGACGTGCTCGTCCACGCGGCCGGGGTGACCGGTGCGCAGGGCAAGTTCCACGAGATCGACGACGACGGCTGGGTCGACACCCTCACCATCGACCTGCTCGCCCCGGTCCGCGTGACGCGGGCGTTCCTCCCCGCGCTGCGCGACGGCGGCTGGGGCCGGATCGTCTACCTGACCAGCGAGGACGCGCTCCAGCCCTACGACGACGAGCTGCCCTACTGCGCCGCCAAGGCCGGCGTGCTGTCGTTCGCGAAGGGTCTCTCCCGCTCGTACGCCGCGGAGGGTCTCCTCGTGAACTGCGTGTCGCCCGCGTTCATCTCCACGCCGATGACCGACGCGATGATGGAGAAGCGGTCCGACGAGCTGGGCGTGTCGTTCGACGAGGCCATCGAGAGCTTCCTCGACGAGGAGCGGCCCTACATGGAGCTCGGCCGCCGCGGGAAGCCGGAGGAGGTGGCCAACGTGGTCGCTTTCCTCTGCTCCGACCTGGCGTCGTTCGTCAACGGGTCGAACTACCGCGTCGACTCGGGGTCGGTCGCGACGATCTGA
- a CDS encoding LuxR C-terminal-related transcriptional regulator, whose product MSGRALDETLGRVRRGAAVSLAFAGSVVEGRVTLDRFEGRTVGRLAGTTLQPGHGLGGRVLALGRAHAFSDYLSSRSISHRYDAIIAAEGLHAMAAVPVVVDRRPVAVLYGALHSPGDLGGRTLDVLTAEARALEQALAVARALDTAHDDGAAALRERVRATYADLRRLAADLDDPLLRDALVRAADNLAPEAPASAEALALVHLTQRERDVLALVALGSSNARIAEELGLTLHTVKGYVKNVMAKLGAATRLEAVVLARRAGLLA is encoded by the coding sequence ATGAGCGGTCGAGCGCTGGACGAGACGCTGGGGCGGGTACGCCGCGGCGCCGCCGTCTCGCTCGCCTTCGCCGGCTCCGTGGTGGAGGGTCGGGTCACCCTCGACCGGTTCGAGGGCCGCACGGTCGGACGCCTCGCCGGCACGACGCTGCAGCCGGGCCACGGCCTCGGCGGCCGGGTCCTCGCGCTCGGGCGCGCGCACGCGTTCAGCGACTACCTGAGCAGCCGCTCGATCTCCCACCGGTACGACGCGATCATCGCCGCCGAGGGCCTCCACGCCATGGCGGCCGTGCCCGTCGTGGTCGACCGACGTCCCGTCGCGGTCCTGTACGGCGCGCTCCACTCCCCCGGCGACCTGGGGGGCCGCACGCTCGACGTGCTGACCGCGGAGGCCCGCGCCCTCGAGCAGGCGCTGGCCGTGGCGCGTGCCCTCGACACGGCGCACGACGACGGGGCCGCCGCCCTGCGCGAACGGGTGCGCGCGACGTACGCCGACCTCCGCCGCCTCGCCGCCGACCTCGACGACCCGCTGCTCCGCGACGCCCTCGTGCGGGCCGCCGACAACCTTGCCCCCGAGGCGCCCGCGTCCGCCGAGGCGCTCGCCCTCGTGCACCTCACCCAGCGGGAGCGCGACGTGCTCGCCCTCGTCGCCCTCGGGTCGAGCAACGCCCGCATCGCCGAGGAGCTGGGGCTGACCCTGCACACGGTCAAGGGCTACGTGAAGAACGTGATGGCCAAGCTCGGCGCCGCCACGCGGCTCGAGGCCGTCGTGCTGGCCCGGCGCGCGGGGCTCCTGGCCTGA
- a CDS encoding AMP-binding protein gives MTAVVADRVREELEGWLAAYAAPDACAATLLNDGHAPDAVAFRLLDACYGERVLTHGELRDLSSRLATGLAERGVGAGDRVGVLMGKRLEYVVTLLALWRLGAALVPLFTAFQTGAIETRTSGSGARLVVTEPSQRSKLDPIPGLDVLVTGDEFDALLTREPLAEPVAVGGDGLLAMLFTSGTTGKPKGVPIPVRALAAFHAYVDLGLDVRPDDVFWNAADPGWAYGLYYGILGPLVAGRPNILLDAGFSPDATREVFTRCGVTSFAGAPTMYRAMSKDPSFTGFSLRRASSAGEPLTPDVVAWGREALGVEVRDHYGQTEHGMCIVNAWHDDVRQPVRTGSMGPALPGFTAGVVDGQIALDVEASPLMFFRGYHEAPEKSAERFTRDGRWYLTGDIGRVDEDGHFFFASRDDDVILASGYRIGPFDVESVLVTHPSVVDVAVVGKPDEVRGEAVTAYVVLAPGTAPTDGLAVELQQLVRNQYSAHAYPRVVHFVEELPKTPSGKVQRYLLRQRQD, from the coding sequence GTGACCGCCGTCGTCGCCGATCGCGTCCGTGAGGAGCTCGAGGGCTGGCTGGCCGCCTACGCCGCCCCCGACGCCTGCGCCGCCACCCTGCTCAACGACGGCCACGCCCCGGACGCCGTGGCCTTCCGGCTGCTCGACGCGTGCTACGGCGAGCGCGTGCTGACCCACGGCGAGCTGCGCGACCTGTCCTCCCGCCTCGCCACCGGCCTCGCCGAGCGCGGCGTGGGCGCGGGCGACCGGGTGGGGGTGCTCATGGGCAAGCGGCTGGAGTACGTCGTCACCCTCCTCGCGCTCTGGCGCCTCGGCGCCGCCCTGGTGCCGCTCTTCACCGCCTTCCAGACCGGGGCGATCGAGACGCGCACCTCCGGCAGCGGCGCCCGGCTGGTCGTCACCGAGCCCTCGCAGCGCTCGAAGCTGGACCCCATCCCGGGTCTCGACGTGCTCGTGACCGGCGACGAGTTCGACGCCCTCCTCACCCGCGAGCCGCTCGCCGAGCCGGTCGCGGTCGGCGGCGACGGCCTCCTCGCGATGCTGTTCACCAGCGGCACGACGGGCAAGCCCAAGGGCGTGCCGATCCCGGTGCGGGCGCTGGCCGCCTTCCACGCCTACGTGGACCTCGGGCTCGACGTCCGGCCCGACGACGTGTTCTGGAACGCCGCCGACCCGGGCTGGGCCTACGGGCTCTACTACGGGATCCTCGGCCCGCTGGTCGCCGGTCGGCCCAACATCCTGCTCGACGCCGGGTTCTCCCCGGACGCCACCCGCGAGGTGTTCACCCGCTGCGGGGTGACCAGCTTCGCGGGCGCCCCGACGATGTACCGCGCCATGTCGAAGGACCCCTCCTTCACCGGCTTCTCCCTGCGCCGCGCCTCGTCGGCGGGCGAGCCGTTGACGCCGGACGTCGTCGCGTGGGGGCGCGAGGCGTTGGGCGTCGAGGTGCGCGACCACTACGGCCAGACCGAGCACGGCATGTGCATCGTCAACGCCTGGCACGACGACGTGCGCCAGCCCGTGCGTACCGGCTCCATGGGCCCCGCCCTGCCCGGCTTCACCGCCGGCGTGGTCGACGGCCAGATCGCCCTCGACGTGGAGGCGTCGCCGCTGATGTTCTTCCGCGGCTACCACGAGGCGCCGGAGAAGTCGGCGGAGCGGTTCACGCGGGACGGCCGCTGGTACCTCACCGGCGACATCGGCCGCGTCGACGAGGACGGCCACTTCTTCTTCGCCTCCCGCGACGACGACGTCATCCTCGCCTCGGGCTACCGCATCGGACCGTTCGACGTGGAGAGCGTGCTCGTCACGCACCCCTCCGTCGTCGACGTCGCGGTCGTCGGCAAGCCCGACGAGGTGCGCGGGGAGGCCGTGACGGCGTACGTCGTGCTCGCCCCCGGCACCGCGCCGACCGACGGGCTCGCGGTCGAGCTGCAGCAGCTGGTGCGCAACCAGTACTCCGCCCACGCCTACCCCCGCGTCGTGCACTTCGTCGAGGAGCTGCCCAAGACGCCCAGCGGGAAGGTGCAGCGCTACCTGCTGCGCCAGCGGCAGGACTGA
- a CDS encoding alpha/beta fold hydrolase, with amino-acid sequence MSVPVIDGVELSEAGNGPLLLLGPSLGTSATALWERSAALLAEDHHVVGWDLPGHGTSPAPGEAFTMAELAGGVLAFAERILRERGEASGTFVYAGVSVGGAVGLQLLLDAPERVAAAALICTGAKIGTPDGWHERAAMVRAFGTATMVEGSAKRWFAPGFPDREPEAAQALLASLEEADASGYAAVCKALATFDVRDRLGSIRVPVLTVAGVCDEATPPSDLQTIAAGVADGRAVVLEDVAHLAPAEAPAEVADLLRRHLEQGAVITESQRAAAGAIVRRQVLGDVHLDGAGDAPTPFTRDFDDLVTQYAWGSVWSRTGLDRRTRSVVALTALVAQRDHEELAVHVRAALRNGVSVDELAEVLLQTAVHCGTPAAAAAFRVAQETLRAEGVEL; translated from the coding sequence ATGAGCGTCCCCGTCATCGACGGCGTCGAGCTGAGCGAGGCCGGCAACGGCCCGCTGCTGCTGCTCGGCCCGTCCCTCGGCACCTCCGCGACCGCGCTCTGGGAGCGGAGCGCGGCACTGCTCGCCGAGGACCACCACGTGGTCGGCTGGGACCTGCCGGGGCACGGGACGAGCCCGGCGCCCGGCGAGGCCTTCACGATGGCGGAGCTGGCCGGGGGCGTGCTCGCGTTCGCCGAGCGCATCCTGCGCGAGCGGGGCGAGGCGAGCGGCACGTTCGTCTACGCCGGGGTGTCGGTCGGCGGCGCCGTGGGCCTGCAGCTGCTGCTCGACGCCCCCGAGCGGGTGGCCGCGGCAGCCCTGATCTGCACCGGCGCGAAGATCGGCACGCCCGACGGGTGGCACGAGCGGGCCGCGATGGTGCGGGCGTTCGGCACGGCCACGATGGTCGAGGGCTCGGCGAAGCGCTGGTTCGCGCCGGGTTTCCCCGACCGCGAGCCGGAGGCCGCCCAGGCGCTCCTGGCGTCGCTCGAGGAGGCCGACGCGAGCGGGTACGCCGCGGTCTGCAAGGCACTCGCGACGTTCGACGTGCGGGACCGGCTGGGCTCCATCCGGGTCCCCGTGCTGACGGTGGCCGGGGTGTGCGACGAGGCGACCCCGCCGTCGGACCTCCAGACGATCGCCGCCGGGGTGGCGGACGGCCGCGCCGTCGTGCTCGAGGACGTGGCGCACCTCGCCCCTGCCGAGGCGCCCGCCGAGGTGGCCGACCTGCTGCGCCGCCACCTGGAGCAGGGCGCGGTCATCACCGAGTCGCAGCGCGCGGCCGCGGGCGCGATCGTGCGGCGCCAGGTGCTCGGCGACGTGCACCTCGACGGCGCCGGCGACGCGCCGACCCCGTTCACGCGGGACTTCGACGACCTGGTGACGCAGTACGCCTGGGGCTCCGTCTGGTCCCGCACCGGCCTCGACCGCCGCACGCGGTCCGTCGTCGCCCTCACCGCGCTCGTGGCGCAGCGCGACCACGAGGAGCTCGCCGTCCACGTGCGCGCCGCGCTCCGCAACGGGGTCAGCGTCGACGAGCTGGCGGAGGTCCTCCTGCAGACCGCCGTCCACTGCGGCACGCCCGCCGCCGCGGCCGCCTTCCGCGTCGCGCAGGAGACGCTGCGGGCCGAGGGCGTCGAGCTGTAG
- a CDS encoding lyase family protein, translated as MSDLFWPGDERAGALFADSALLEGMVALEAAWSAGLVAHGLAPRGVAVSADELLELLDGSDVARIVLDAEGGGNPVIPLVSTLRNRLVEAGREETAQWLHQGLSSQDVVDTALMLCAGTALRRLEIELGTQAQALDALAGAHRGTVMVGRTLTQHAVPITFGLKASGWLAGIEDARASVAFAHSVLPAQVGGAAGTLAVTVELARRRGLRDPEGATVALARETAAALGLVPAAPWHTTRFPVTRVGDALATASSAMGRIASDVLTLTRPEIAEVAEPLGTGRGGSSTIPQKQNPVLAVLVRRAAITAPGLAGTLHTAAAFANDERPDGAWHAEWATLRDLARRTVVAAAHTSELVAGLQVDVVAMRERARAAGALLAERDAVRGLVEVAGTGGENAADDGGPSSYLGITDQIVQNRTRP; from the coding sequence GTGAGCGACCTCTTCTGGCCGGGTGACGAGCGGGCAGGTGCCCTCTTCGCCGACTCCGCACTCCTCGAGGGGATGGTGGCGCTCGAGGCGGCCTGGTCGGCCGGCCTCGTGGCGCACGGGCTGGCGCCCCGCGGCGTCGCCGTGAGCGCCGACGAGCTGCTCGAGCTGCTCGACGGCAGCGACGTCGCCCGGATCGTCCTCGACGCCGAGGGCGGGGGGAACCCCGTCATCCCGCTGGTCTCGACGCTCCGCAACCGGCTCGTCGAGGCCGGCCGGGAGGAGACCGCCCAGTGGCTCCACCAGGGCCTCTCCAGCCAGGACGTGGTCGACACGGCGCTGATGCTGTGCGCGGGGACGGCCCTGCGCCGGCTCGAGATCGAGCTCGGCACCCAGGCCCAGGCCCTCGACGCGCTCGCCGGCGCCCACCGCGGCACGGTGATGGTGGGGCGCACGCTCACCCAGCACGCCGTCCCCATCACGTTCGGCCTCAAGGCCAGCGGGTGGCTGGCGGGGATCGAGGACGCGCGGGCCTCGGTGGCGTTCGCGCACTCGGTGCTGCCGGCGCAGGTGGGCGGGGCCGCGGGCACGCTCGCCGTCACCGTGGAGCTCGCGCGGCGCCGCGGCCTCCGCGACCCGGAGGGCGCGACCGTCGCGCTCGCCCGCGAGACGGCGGCGGCGCTCGGCCTGGTGCCGGCGGCGCCGTGGCACACGACGCGCTTCCCGGTGACGCGCGTCGGGGACGCCCTCGCGACGGCGAGCTCCGCCATGGGCCGCATCGCCTCGGACGTGCTCACGCTGACGCGTCCCGAGATCGCGGAGGTCGCCGAGCCGCTCGGCACCGGCCGCGGGGGCTCGTCCACGATCCCGCAGAAGCAGAACCCGGTGCTGGCGGTGCTCGTACGTCGCGCCGCGATCACCGCTCCGGGCCTGGCGGGCACGCTCCACACGGCCGCGGCGTTCGCGAACGACGAGCGGCCGGACGGCGCGTGGCACGCCGAGTGGGCGACCCTGCGGGACCTCGCCCGACGCACCGTCGTCGCCGCGGCGCACACGTCCGAGCTGGTCGCGGGCCTCCAGGTCGACGTCGTCGCCATGCGCGAGCGCGCCCGCGCGGCCGGTGCGCTGCTGGCCGAGCGCGACGCCGTGCGGGGTCTCGTCGAGGTCGCCGGAACGGGTGGGGAGAATGCTGCCGATGACGGCGGCCCCTCGTCGTACCTCGGCATCACCGACCAGATCGTGCAGAACAGGACCCGCCCATGA